In Spirosoma pollinicola, the genomic window CGCTAAAAAGCAACAAGGGTTTCTCTTAGGCTCCCCTCAGAATTTGACGCCGCAAGCCCAGCAAAAAGGGGTCGCAGCCATCAAGCTCAAAGCAGCTACCAATGAAAATAACCGGCGGGCTTTGTTGACCATCAAGGGATACTTGAATCAAGAGAAGACCCTGCAACAGATTGCCGATGAATTAAATGCGTCCGGCTTTCGAACGGCTAAGGGGCATTTCTTTCAGCGAGTGCAGGTCCAACAACTCATGGCCAAGCTCGCTCCCTCAAGAAGCTAATTATGGTTCAATAGGGAGAGTGGGATGGGTGAGCAAGCCCAATTACGGTCTTGGGGTATCCTGTTTCAGCCCAGACTAGTGAATAAGCCAAGCAAAAAGGGTGTATCTTGAGCCAACCGCTTGGAATCCGGGGCAAAACCCGTTTGTATATGAAGCTTCACTCGCCTGGAGAGGAAAAACCTAAAACCCGCCTGGAAGCACTGGCGGATGGGACGTTTGCCATTGTCTTTACCATCCTGGTACTCGAGTTATTTATCCGCAATCAGCATTTTGTGGATGCCGAAGGGTTATGTCAGTACTTGCTCGGGCTAGCGCCCAAGTTTCTGAGCTACCTGTTATCCTTTGCCATTTTGGCTACCTACTGGCTGGGTCATGCCGAACAGCTTTACTTTGTGCGCCGGATCAACCGGCCCTTTGTGCTGACAAACTTGTTATTTTTGTTCTTCATTGCCCTGATTCCCTTCTCGACGAGCCTGATTAGTGAGTACTCCGAGTTTTCACTTTCGACCCGACTCTATGGACTTAACTTAGTGTGCTGTCAGCTGGCCTTTTACTGGAACTGGCAGCTGGCCTGCTCGCCCCGCTTACAGCGCTTAGGGCTTAACTCAGGAGTCATTAAAGGTCATCAGCGCTACATTGTACTGGGTTTGGTGTTCCAGCTCATCGGCATTGGCATTTCTTATCTACAGGCTTGGTTAGGGTTACTCATCTTAGCGCTGATTCCCCTGACGTACCTGGTGGTGTTGGCTCGGGACAAACGCAGTTTTGACGAGTTATACTTGGAATGAGGGGTAGCCGATAAGGCCCGTCACATCCATGCAGGGCGTTATTTCAACGGTCGTTCGTAAAATGCCATAAGCTCAAATAACATAGACATGTATAGCCTAAAATCAAATTAACCCAAGCCCCTCTGCCCTTAAATCAAAAGAACAGACTTTGGCAGTCTGTTCTTTACTCAATGCGGACCAATCTGATACGGGATGGCCTTATGTCCGTTTGACGTTGACCGCATTCAAGCCCTTCTTGCCCTGCTCGACGTTGTACGATACGTTGTCGTTCTCTCGGAGTTCTTCGCTGGTGGCTGAAATATGCACAAACACATCGTCGCTGCCATCGTCGGGTTTAATAAAGCCGAAGCCTTTACTCTCATTGAAAAATTTGAC contains:
- a CDS encoding TMEM175 family protein encodes the protein MKLHSPGEEKPKTRLEALADGTFAIVFTILVLELFIRNQHFVDAEGLCQYLLGLAPKFLSYLLSFAILATYWLGHAEQLYFVRRINRPFVLTNLLFLFFIALIPFSTSLISEYSEFSLSTRLYGLNLVCCQLAFYWNWQLACSPRLQRLGLNSGVIKGHQRYIVLGLVFQLIGIGISYLQAWLGLLILALIPLTYLVVLARDKRSFDELYLE
- a CDS encoding cold-shock protein, with translation MPTGSVKFFNESKGFGFIKPDDGSDDVFVHISATSEELRENDNVSYNVEQGKKGLNAVNVKRT